The Sulfurimonas sp. genome includes the window ATTGTCAAGTAGGCAATGGTAAAAGTAGTTTTGTGAAATGTTTAGAAAAAGAAGCAAAAAAAACAGACAGTATTGAAGATATAAACTTCTTAGCATCATTTTACGCAATAGATAAAGAATATGATAAGTCTATCTCTTGGTATAAAAAGTCAGCAGAAAAAGGTAATGCTAAAGCTGCTTTTTTCTTAGGTGGTATTTATGATGAAGCTCTTGATGATAAAAAAGAAGCTCTTCGATGGTATAAAAAATCTGCCATGCAAGATTATGATGATGCCATGCAACATCTTAATGAAACGATGGAAAATGTTTATGGTAAAAGTAACACCATAGAGATATATAAAAAAGCTATAAAAAAAGGTGAAGATGTTTATTGGAATAAGCGTTTTTTAGCGAATTTTTATTTTAGAATTGAGGCATACGAAAAGAGAATTGAAATTCTTAATGAGATGCTAATCCAATACCCTAAGAAAAAGGACAAATGGTTGGTATCCTTAGGAAATACCTATATGAAAAAATTCTTAAATAATAGAGAAAAAGAGTTGGAATACTATCAAGAAGCTGCAAAGCTTGGTAATAAGATGGCAATGCATAACCTTGGTCTTTATTATGGAGATAAAAAAGATTATAAAACTGCGGAGATGTGGTTTAGAAAAGCAGATGAAAATCAAATGGTTTGTTTGATGTATAAAGAAATAATTAAAGATAAGGTTAGGGCTTTAGACTGTTATAGAGAAGAAGCTAAGAGTGGTAAAATAAATGAAATAGGAAGATTAGCATATATATATCAAGTAGAGTTTGAAGAATATGATGAAGCTTTTAAATTGTATAAAGATATAGTTGAAAAAGGGGATAGTTCGGGTGCGTTGAATATGGCAATAGCATATAAGTATCATTTCCATAATGATGAAAAAGCAGTATTTTGGTACAAAAAAGCCGCATCTATGGGCAATCAAAAAGCTATAAAATACTTAAGAAAGAAAGGATTACTCTAATGGCAAAAAAAGAGAAACGAGCCTTAGGAGCAGTAGCCTTTAACGAAGATGCTATGATATTAATTGCCCAAGCTTTAACAGGAAATGAAGCGAGTACAGACTCAAATGCTCAATGTGCTTCTTTTAATGAAAAAATTCGATGGGCTTATTTGCTTGTTGGATATAAAGAGAGTCAAGAGTTACGAAAAGCTAACAAAGATAACGAGTCTCTTCTGGATGCTATTAAAAGTAAGTATGCCCCCTTAGTTAAATCTGCTATTGATGAAAACGCAGTAAGTGAACGAAGTAAGATAAAACAGCAGGTGGTTGTTAAAAGTGGGAAACATATTAACTTAGTTCAATCCGTTGCATGTTCTAGCACCTCTTTAGAAGGGTTACTAAAAGTTTATCATATGAATGCACAAGCAAAGACCTTAGATGCTACCCATAAGGAAAAAGGTGCAATGAGAACACGAATGGTTCTTCCTTTTTCTACAAAAGAGAGTCATAAACTTATTCAAAAAGAAAAAGGTAAAACAGAAGGTTCTTATAAACATCACGCTTTTGCAGTGGTAGCGTGGGCTTATGGTTACAAAGGTGAAGATGATAAGTTAGAGCTTATAAAAGCGCAAAACCCTATCGTCGCTCTTCTTCCAAAAATCCGCTTTGAGTGTGGTCTCTTTTTTGATGGAACCAATAATAATAAGTTTAATACACAGATGCGTTTGGATTATAAATCTTACTTAGATAAGAAAAAAGAAATTATTGGCTTGGAATCATTTTCAAAAGAAAGTTGGGAAAGTAAACTTGATGACCCAAATATTCCAAAATCTGAAGTATTAAAGTTAATCTTCAAAGACCTAAAAGAAAACATAGGTTCCTATGGTCACACTTCAATATCCGAAAAAAAGTATGATGGTGGAAGCTGGTTTTTTGGAATGTGGCAAGACAAAGTCTCTTACGATGCTGATAAGATATATGATTATTTTCGTGATGAAGATTCAAAAGAGGTAGATGAGTTTATTGTTGATGAGCTTCTACCAAGTGGAAAAGATTCTAGTTATACAGGGGATGATACTAATGTTGTTAAACTGTATGATTTGTATAACACACAAGTAAATAATTCAAGTCATAAAGAACAGCATCTTTACAAATGTTACAGAAAAAAGCTCTACATTACTGGTGCTGGAACTTATGACAGTAGAAAAACTGGTAAAAAAGAGGAAGATGAAGTGTTCCGTGGTTCAGCTCTTGCAATGTTTTCAACAGGCGTTGTTACTAAGGTTGAACAGGCTTGTAAAGACTTAAGAAGAGAGTTAAAAGGGTTTAGTACAGGATATATTGATACTTTAGTTTTAGATGTTTTTGGATTTTCTCGTGGAGCAGCAGAAGCTAGACATTTTGTGGGTTCAATTTCAAAAGAATTAGATACCGTGTTTGAGAGAGAAGTAACAGATAAAAAAGGTAAAACTTATATAGAATATGAACTTAGTAAAAATGGTGAAAATCTCTATCCCTATTTGATTAAAGAGGGAAATGATGAAAAAGACCAGATTATAATTGACAGAATTATTTTTCGTTTTGTAGGTATTTTTGATACGGTTCCTCATTATGGACTCATCCAAAAAAATGATGCTGAAGATTTAGATTTAAAACTACATCATAAAAAGGTCTCAAGAGTAGTTCATTTAACTGCTCAACAAGAGTACAGATATAACTTTGACCTTTTTTCTATTAAAACATCTAGTAGTGAGCAACTACCAAAGCACTTTGAAGAGAAAGAGTTTTTTGGAGCACACTCTGATGTTGGTGGTGGGTATGGCGATGATAATGATGAACTTCGTAACCTTCCGACACAATTTTTCCATGATATAGACCCTTCTTTTGATAAAAAGGTCATTTCTAAACTAAAGAAATGGAATAAATTATATTCTTGGGTTAAAGATGCAAAATTTGAATTTATAAATAATAAAAAAGAGTTTTTAAAAGATATTGAAAGTAAAAAAATTGCAGATGGGTTTTATATTGATAAATGGGAAAATGAGGGAGATGAAAACATGGAAGATGATACTACATATTATATCTACATGTACAGAAAATCCATTGACGCAGAGTATGCTCAAATACCATTTGAATATATGTTTGAAAAAGCAAAGAAACTTGTTCCTATGAAAAATCTTGGAAAATTAACATACAAAAATATGAAAGAATTAGAGAAGGCTAAGGTACTTGACTTAGATGATGCGTATTTAAAGAAGTTTAAGTCACAGTTCTTACACCACTCTTCAACTTCAGGTATCGCCCACCATCCAAACAGCGGAGATGAAAATATCTTGTATGGAAAGCGTGATGTACATTATGTTTAGTAAATCTAAGCTCTAAAGTCTTTTTAACATAAATAACTCATTATTTCACAGTTTAAGTTGTTTGTTGTATTTTAAAGACTATAATAAAACCCAAATTAACTATAAGGAAATTAAATGGATAATCCAGTTTTTATGTCAATCGAAGGTAGCACACAAGGTAATATAACAGAAGGTGCAACAACACCAGAATCAGTAGGTAATATTTATCAGAATGGTCATGAAGATGAGGCGATAGTAAAAGCATTTACTCACAACATTAACATCCCACGAAATACGACTACAGGTCAGCCAACAGGTCAAAGAACTCACAACCCATTGATTGTTACTAAACTAATTGATAAAAGTTCACCACTTCTTTATAATGCACTAACTAAAGGTGAGACTTTAAAGAAAGTAGAACTTAAATGGTATAGAACTTCATATGCAGGTAAACCTGAGCATTACTACAGTATGACTCTTGAAGATGCTGTAATAACTAATATGGATGCATCAATGGAATCTCAAGAGAGTGCATCAGCGGCTCAAGTTATGCCTCTTGAAATAGTATCTTTTTCTTACAGAAAGATTTCTTGGAGACATGAAACTGCTAGTACATCTGGAGAAGATGACTGGAGAGTAGGTGTAGGAGCGTAAGCCCCTATACTTTATTTCGGGGAAACCCGGAAAATAAGTTTTAGTGTGAAAAGTATATTTTAGTACTTTTCATACCAAAGTTTATTAAGTATCTAAGTATCTTTAAAAGGTAGAAAATGTCACAACTAGCATCTCCCATGAACAGTAAAATCCACCAACGAATCTCAGCCCAACTAAAACTACCTGAATATAATCAAGCAGATACTATAATGCAAGGAAGAGACTCCTATAGCGTATATGAACTAGAAGGTAAAAGTTCAATCTTAACTGGATACGAATATAAACTTACCTTCATAAGTGATGAAGAGATAAATGTAGAAGATATAGTAGATACAGAGACAGAACTACACTTAAGAGATGAAACAAGCCCACTAAACTCTAAAAAGATATATGGAAAAATCATTGAAGCTAAAGAGAATGGAAGTGTAGCAAGAAAAAAGCTTTACCAAATAAAAATAGTATCCCCTCTACACTATCTTTCACTTAACCAAAGATATGAAGTTTATCAAGAGATGAATGTACCTGATATCATTTCATCTATCATTGCAAAATATTCAGTACTACTAAATATTCAACTTGATGTAAAAATAGATACTCAAACTATACCAAAGCGTCATACTTGTACACAGTATAAACAAAGTGATTTTGAATTTATTAAAATGTTGTGTGAAGAAGAAGGTTACATCCTTCTAATAGATGCATCTTCAAATAATCCATACACAGTTACCCTCTGTGAACTAAACGAACATGCTCCACTAAATACAGAAATCATAGAATGTACATATAATAAAGTTAAAACATTTTCAACATCAGCACAAGCACAAGACTATTATGAAAATAAAAAGCCTTCCTTAGACTTCAGTATACAAGCAGGACAAGTAATGCATAGTCATACTTTTGCTGATAATGAAGTAACATCCCAATTACGCTCAGATATAAAAAAAGAGACTCTCCGTGATAGACTTGATAAACTAGATGAGTCTCTGTATAAAGACCTCTCTCGTTATGCAAAGATAGATGCAGAGCAAGGTTTTTCACAAGGTATTAGAGTTCTAGGAAACTCAGAAGAATTAAGTGTTAAAGATGGAGTAGTTCTAAACCTAAAAGATATTAAAGGACATAAGAATACTCAAGTAATTGTTCTAAGTGTAAAATATAAAGCAACATTTCCAAATGCCTTAGATGAGTATGCTCAAGTTGCAGATGATGAACAACAAGCACAGTACAGTGTAGAGTTCATAGCAATCCCAAGTGATGTTATATATAGACCCCAAGTAATTACTTCTAAACCACGAATCCACTCTATACAAACAGCAATAGTTTCAAATACAGATAAAGATACTCAAAAGTTTGCAAATGAAATAGATGTAAACGAAAGAGGAGAGATAAAAGTAATATTTCACTTTGATGAAAAGAGACCTACCTCTGCTTATGTACCACTCTCAAATATTTATAGTGGAGATGGCTATGGAGTACAGTTCTTACCTAGAGTTAACTCTGAAGTAATAGTAAGCTTTATAAATGGAGATATAGATAGACCAATAATAACGGGAGCTTTGCACAATGGAGAGAACCGACATCCATTTAACCTGCCAAAAGAAAAAACAAAGTCATTTATAAAAACCCAAACAACACCCCAATACGAAGATAAAGAGGGATATAATGAACTACTCTTTGAAGATAAACAAGGAGAAGAGTTACTAAGCCTAAGAGCACAGAATGATTATGAACTAAATGTACTAAACAATAGTAATACACATATAGCAAATAATAAAAAAACAATCATAGATAATGACCTAGAACTCTCTGTCCAAAACGATTCAACCCAAACAATAGGAAATGATAAGAAAGTAAATATACTAGGTAATGAGATAAAGACAATAGAAAAAGAGCAAATACTAACAATCAAAGAAGACCAAGAGATACATATACTTAGAGATGCTAACACCATCATCAATAATAATCAAAAAACAATCATAGAACAAGATCTTATCCAAAGGATAAAAGGTCAAGTAACTCACTATATAGAAAAAGACCAAAAAGAAAAATACTTAGCAAATCTATTTTTACAAATAGAAGCAGAACTTGGAATTGAAATAACAAGTTCTTACCATTTAAACGCAAAAACAATTAAACAAGAAGCTGAAACTGTAGAACTAGAAGCAAGTGATGGAATAAGCCTAAAGTGTGGGGGAAGTGTTCTAACTGTAGATGGAGGAGGGATTCATCTAAAAGCATCAAAAGTTGATACTAACTCAGGAAATGGAGGAGTAACAGCGAGTAACATTGCTATTGCTAAAATAGAAAAACCACTCTATAATAAACTCAAAGTTACAAAAGTTGAAGCAAGCATTACTAAACAAGATGAGATTACCCAAGTATTAACATACACAGCTAGTGTAGAAAAGTTTGAAGATGGAACATGGAGTGAAACAACAGAACTTACAACAACACAAGAGGCACAAATCAACTGGTACTTCATTAAAAATAATGACCAAGAGAATAAAGATATATTAACAGATAACCCAACAGACGATACCATTAACATCAAAGGTTTAAAAATGTCTGTTACACTCGAAAAAGAGAATATCTATAAACACGGACATGCTCATGCATTTGTAGTTGATGCAGTTGAAGAAGGATATGAAGTTACTGAACTTATGCGTTATCTTGAAGTAGAAAATATTTATCATGTAGGAAAAATAAAAGATGGTTCAGTAGAATGTGAAGCAACATTAAATGTTGAAGATATTAAAGAAGATGAAAAAGCAAAAATTCGTTGGAACATTAACGGAAAAGAGAAATCAGAGCTAAATGGAAAAACAGAGATAACACACGATTTAAAAGAAGAGAAAGTTAGAGATATTCTCTTTAAAGCTTATATCGAAGGAAATCCTGAAAGTGCAGCTATTATTACTTTGAGTAATGATGTTGAAAATGAAGAGAAAACAACAGGCGACATTAAGGATGAAAAGGAAGTTTCAAATAATGATTCTTAAGTATATATTAGCATTTTTAGTAATAACTAGCGTACTCCAAGCAAAGCTTGGAAGTTGTCAAGTAGGCGATGGTAAAAGTAGTTTTGTGAAATGTTTAGTAAAAGAAGCAAAAAAAACAGACAGTATTGAAGATATAAACTTCTTAGCATCATTTTACGCAATAGATAAAGAATATGATAAGTCTATCTCTTGGTATAAAAAGTCAGCAGAAAAAGGTGATGCTAAAGCTGCTTTTTTCTTAGGTGGTATTTATGATGAAGCTCTTGATGATAAAAAAGAAGCTCTTAAATGGTATAAAAAATCTGCTATGCAAGATTATGATGATGCCAAGCAACATCTTAATGAAACGATGGAAAATGTTTATGGTAAAAGTAACACCATAGATATATATAAAAAAGCTATAAAAAAAGGCGAAGATGTTTATTGGAATAAGCAGTTTTTAGCTAACTTTTATTTTAGGGTTAAAGAGTATACAAAAAGAGAAGAGATTTTAAAAGAATTAATTAAAGAGTTTCCTAAACAAAAGGCTGATTGGCTTACAATGATAGCAGATGCTTATACTAAAAACTATATGAATAATAAAGAGATGGAAAATAAATACTATCATCAAGCGGCTGAATTTGGAAGTACAAATGCTATGCATAATATTGGTTTAGACTATGCAGAAAAAGGCGATTATAAAACAGCTGAGATGTGGTTTAGGAAAGCAGATGAAAATAAAATGGTCTGTTTGATGTATAAAGAAATAATTAAAGATAAGGTTAGAGCTTTAGAGTGCTATCAAAAAGAGGCTGAAAGTGGAAAAATCAAAGATTTATATGCCTTAGCATATTGGTATCATCTAGGTTATGGAGAATATGAAAAGGCTATTCCTTTATATGAAAAATTAGTTAATTTAAATTATTCAGGTGCTGCACTAAACTTAGCTGTCGTATATAAGTATGATATAAAGAATAAAGAAAAAATGTTATTTTGGTATAAAAAAGCCGCATCTATGGGCAACCAAAAAGCTATAAAATACTTAAGAAAGAAAGGATTACTCTAATGGCAAAAAAAGAGAAACGAGCCTTAGGAGCAGTAGCCTTTAACGAAGATGCTATGATATTAATTGCCCAAGCTTTAACAGGAAATGAAGCGAGTACAGACTCAAATGCTCAATGTGCTTCTTTTAATGAAAAAATTCGATGGGCTTATTTGCTTGTTGGATATAAAGAGAGTCAAGAGTTACGAAAAGCTAACAAAGATAACGAGTCTCTTCTGGATGCTATTAAAAGTAAGTATGCCCCCTTAGTTAAATCTGCTATTGATGAAAACGCAGTAAGTGAACGAAGTAAGATAAAACAGCAGATGGTTGTTAAAAGTGGGAAACATATTAACTTAGTTCAATCCGTTGCATGTTCTAGCACCTCTTTAGAAGGGTTACTAAAAGTTTATCATATGAATGCACAAGCAAAGACCTTAGATGCTGTCCATAAAGAAAAAGGTGCGATGAGAACAAGAATGGTTCTTCCTTTTTCTACAAAAGAGTGTCATAAACTTATTCAAAAAGAAAAAGGTAAAACAGAAGGTTCTTATAAACATCACGCTTTTGCAGTGGTAGCGTGGGCTTATGGTTACAAAGGTGAAGATGATAAGTTAGAGCTTATAAAAGCGCAAAACCCTATCGTCGCTCTTCTTCCAAAAATCCGCTTTGAGTGTGGTCTCTTTTTTGATGGAACCAATAATAATAAGTTCAATACACAGATGCGTTTGGATTATGAAAGATATTTAGAAAATAAACACAAAATAATTGATGCAAATAATGCTCCAGAAGAAAGTTTAGAACGACTAATAATGAGTAAAGATGTTCCAAAATCAAAAGTCTTACCTCTAATCTTCAAAGACCTAAAAGAAAACATAGGTTCCTATGGTCACACTTCAATATCCGAAAAAAAGTATGATGGTGGAAGCTGGTTTTTTGGAATGTGGCAAGACAAAGTCTCTTACGATGCTGATAAGATATATGATTATTTTCGTGATGAAGATTCAAAAGAGGTAGATGAGTTTATTGTTGATGAGCTTCTACCAAGTGGAAAAGATTCTAGTTATACAGGGGATGATACTAATGTTGTTAAACTGTATGATTTGTATAACACACAAGTAAATAATTCAAGTCATAAAGAACAGCATCTTTACAAATGTTACAGAAAAAAGCTCTACATTACTGGTGCTGGAACTTATGACAGTAGAAAAACTGGTAAAAAAGAGGAAGATGAAGTGTTCCGTGGTTCAGCTCTTGCAATGTTTTCAACAGGCGTAGTAACTAAGGTTGAACAGGCTTGTAAAGACTTAAGAAGAGAGTTAAAAGGGTTTAGTACAGGATATATTGATACTTTAGTTTTAGATGTTTTTGGATTTTCTCGTGGAGCAGCAGAAGCTAGACATTTTGTGGGTTCAATTTCAAAAGAATTAGATACCGTGTTTGAGAGAGAAGTAACAGATAAAAAAGGTAAAACTTATATAGAATATGAACTTAGTAAAAATGGTGAAAATCTCTATCCCTATTTGATTAAAGAGGGAAATGATGAAAAAGACCAGATTATAATTGACAGAATTATTTTTCGTTTTGTAGGTATTTTTGATACGGTTCCTCATTATGGACTCATCCAAAAAAATGATGCTGAAGATTTAGATTTAAAACTACATCATAAAAAGGTCTCAAGAGTAGTTCATTTAACTGCTCAACAAGAGTACAGATATAACTTTGACCTTTTTTCTATTAAAACATCTAGTAGTGAGCAACTACCAAAGCACTTTGAAGAGAAAGAGTTTTTTGGAGCACACTCTGATGTTGGTGGTGGGTATGGCGATGATAATGATGAACTTCGTAACCTTCCGACACAATTTTTCCATGATATAGACCCTTCTTTTGATAAAAAGGTCATTTCTAAACTAAAGAAATGGAATAAATTATATTCTTGGGTTAAAGATGCAAAATTTGAATTTATAAATAATAAAAAAGAGTTTTTAAAAGATATTGAAAGTAAAAAAATTGCAGATGGGTTTTATATTGATAAATGGGAAAATGAGGGAGATGAAAACATGGAAGATGATACTACATATTATATCTACATGTACAGAAAATCCATTGACGCAGAGTATGCTCAAATACCATTTGAATATATGTTTGAAAAAGCAAAGAAACTTGTTCCTATGAAAAATCTTGGAAAATTAACATACAAAAATATGAAAGAATTAGAGAAGACTAAGGTACTTGACTTAGATGATGCGTATTTAAAGAAGTTTAAGTCACAGTTTTTACACCACTCTTCAACTTCAGGTATCGCCCACCATCCAAACAGCGGAGATGAAAATATCTTGTATGGAAAGCGTGATGTACATTATGTTTAGTAAATCTAAGCTCTAAAGTCTTTTTAACATAAATAACTCATTATTTCACAGTTTAAGTTGTTTGTTGTATTTTAAAGACTATAATAAAACCCAAATTAACTATAAGGAAATTAAATGGATAATCCAGTTTTTATGTCAATCGAAGGTAGCACACAAGGTAATATAACAGAGGGTGCAACAACACCAGAATCAGTAGGTAATATTTATCAGAATGGTCATGAAGATGAGGCGATAGTAAAAGCATTTACTCACAACATCAACATCCCACGAAATACGACTACAGGTCAACCAACAGGTCAAAGAACTCATAACCCATTGATTGTAACTAAACTAATTGATAAGAGTTCACCACTTCTTTATAATGCACTAACTAAAGGTGAGACTTTAAAGAAAGTAGAACTTAAATGGTATAGAACTTCATATGCAGGTAAACCTGAGCATTACTACAGTATGACTCTTGAAGATGCTGTAATAACTAATATGGATGCATCTATGGAATCTCAAGAGAGTTCATCAGCGGCTCAAGTTATGCCTCTTGAAGTAGTATCTTTTTCTTACAGAAAGATTTCTTGGAGACATGAAACTGCTAGTACATCTGGAGAAGATGACTGGAGAGTAGGTGTAGGAGCGTAAGCCCCTATACTTTATT containing:
- a CDS encoding phospholipase effector Tle1 domain-containing protein — its product is MAKKEKRALGAVAFNEDAMILIAQALTGNEASTDSNAQCASFNEKIRWAYLLVGYKESQELRKANKDNESLLDAIKSKYAPLVKSAIDENAVSERSKIKQQVVVKSGKHINLVQSVACSSTSLEGLLKVYHMNAQAKTLDATHKEKGAMRTRMVLPFSTKESHKLIQKEKGKTEGSYKHHAFAVVAWAYGYKGEDDKLELIKAQNPIVALLPKIRFECGLFFDGTNNNKFNTQMRLDYKSYLDKKKEIIGLESFSKESWESKLDDPNIPKSEVLKLIFKDLKENIGSYGHTSISEKKYDGGSWFFGMWQDKVSYDADKIYDYFRDEDSKEVDEFIVDELLPSGKDSSYTGDDTNVVKLYDLYNTQVNNSSHKEQHLYKCYRKKLYITGAGTYDSRKTGKKEEDEVFRGSALAMFSTGVVTKVEQACKDLRRELKGFSTGYIDTLVLDVFGFSRGAAEARHFVGSISKELDTVFEREVTDKKGKTYIEYELSKNGENLYPYLIKEGNDEKDQIIIDRIIFRFVGIFDTVPHYGLIQKNDAEDLDLKLHHKKVSRVVHLTAQQEYRYNFDLFSIKTSSSEQLPKHFEEKEFFGAHSDVGGGYGDDNDELRNLPTQFFHDIDPSFDKKVISKLKKWNKLYSWVKDAKFEFINNKKEFLKDIESKKIADGFYIDKWENEGDENMEDDTTYYIYMYRKSIDAEYAQIPFEYMFEKAKKLVPMKNLGKLTYKNMKELEKAKVLDLDDAYLKKFKSQFLHHSSTSGIAHHPNSGDENILYGKRDVHYV
- a CDS encoding Hcp family type VI secretion system effector yields the protein MDNPVFMSIEGSTQGNITEGATTPESVGNIYQNGHEDEAIVKAFTHNINIPRNTTTGQPTGQRTHNPLIVTKLIDKSSPLLYNALTKGETLKKVELKWYRTSYAGKPEHYYSMTLEDAVITNMDASMESQESASAAQVMPLEIVSFSYRKISWRHETASTSGEDDWRVGVGA
- a CDS encoding type VI secretion system Vgr family protein, which produces MSQLASPMNSKIHQRISAQLKLPEYNQADTIMQGRDSYSVYELEGKSSILTGYEYKLTFISDEEINVEDIVDTETELHLRDETSPLNSKKIYGKIIEAKENGSVARKKLYQIKIVSPLHYLSLNQRYEVYQEMNVPDIISSIIAKYSVLLNIQLDVKIDTQTIPKRHTCTQYKQSDFEFIKMLCEEEGYILLIDASSNNPYTVTLCELNEHAPLNTEIIECTYNKVKTFSTSAQAQDYYENKKPSLDFSIQAGQVMHSHTFADNEVTSQLRSDIKKETLRDRLDKLDESLYKDLSRYAKIDAEQGFSQGIRVLGNSEELSVKDGVVLNLKDIKGHKNTQVIVLSVKYKATFPNALDEYAQVADDEQQAQYSVEFIAIPSDVIYRPQVITSKPRIHSIQTAIVSNTDKDTQKFANEIDVNERGEIKVIFHFDEKRPTSAYVPLSNIYSGDGYGVQFLPRVNSEVIVSFINGDIDRPIITGALHNGENRHPFNLPKEKTKSFIKTQTTPQYEDKEGYNELLFEDKQGEELLSLRAQNDYELNVLNNSNTHIANNKKTIIDNDLELSVQNDSTQTIGNDKKVNILGNEIKTIEKEQILTIKEDQEIHILRDANTIINNNQKTIIEQDLIQRIKGQVTHYIEKDQKEKYLANLFLQIEAELGIEITSSYHLNAKTIKQEAETVELEASDGISLKCGGSVLTVDGGGIHLKASKVDTNSGNGGVTASNIAIAKIEKPLYNKLKVTKVEASITKQDEITQVLTYTASVEKFEDGTWSETTELTTTQEAQINWYFIKNNDQENKDILTDNPTDDTINIKGLKMSVTLEKENIYKHGHAHAFVVDAVEEGYEVTELMRYLEVENIYHVGKIKDGSVECEATLNVEDIKEDEKAKIRWNINGKEKSELNGKTEITHDLKEEKVRDILFKAYIEGNPESAAIITLSNDVENEEKTTGDIKDEKEVSNNDS
- a CDS encoding tetratricopeptide repeat protein, yielding MILKYILAFLVITSVLQAKLGSCQVGDGKSSFVKCLVKEAKKTDSIEDINFLASFYAIDKEYDKSISWYKKSAEKGDAKAAFFLGGIYDEALDDKKEALKWYKKSAMQDYDDAKQHLNETMENVYGKSNTIDIYKKAIKKGEDVYWNKQFLANFYFRVKEYTKREEILKELIKEFPKQKADWLTMIADAYTKNYMNNKEMENKYYHQAAEFGSTNAMHNIGLDYAEKGDYKTAEMWFRKADENKMVCLMYKEIIKDKVRALECYQKEAESGKIKDLYALAYWYHLGYGEYEKAIPLYEKLVNLNYSGAALNLAVVYKYDIKNKEKMLFWYKKAASMGNQKAIKYLRKKGLL
- a CDS encoding phospholipase effector Tle1 domain-containing protein, with the translated sequence MAKKEKRALGAVAFNEDAMILIAQALTGNEASTDSNAQCASFNEKIRWAYLLVGYKESQELRKANKDNESLLDAIKSKYAPLVKSAIDENAVSERSKIKQQMVVKSGKHINLVQSVACSSTSLEGLLKVYHMNAQAKTLDAVHKEKGAMRTRMVLPFSTKECHKLIQKEKGKTEGSYKHHAFAVVAWAYGYKGEDDKLELIKAQNPIVALLPKIRFECGLFFDGTNNNKFNTQMRLDYERYLENKHKIIDANNAPEESLERLIMSKDVPKSKVLPLIFKDLKENIGSYGHTSISEKKYDGGSWFFGMWQDKVSYDADKIYDYFRDEDSKEVDEFIVDELLPSGKDSSYTGDDTNVVKLYDLYNTQVNNSSHKEQHLYKCYRKKLYITGAGTYDSRKTGKKEEDEVFRGSALAMFSTGVVTKVEQACKDLRRELKGFSTGYIDTLVLDVFGFSRGAAEARHFVGSISKELDTVFEREVTDKKGKTYIEYELSKNGENLYPYLIKEGNDEKDQIIIDRIIFRFVGIFDTVPHYGLIQKNDAEDLDLKLHHKKVSRVVHLTAQQEYRYNFDLFSIKTSSSEQLPKHFEEKEFFGAHSDVGGGYGDDNDELRNLPTQFFHDIDPSFDKKVISKLKKWNKLYSWVKDAKFEFINNKKEFLKDIESKKIADGFYIDKWENEGDENMEDDTTYYIYMYRKSIDAEYAQIPFEYMFEKAKKLVPMKNLGKLTYKNMKELEKTKVLDLDDAYLKKFKSQFLHHSSTSGIAHHPNSGDENILYGKRDVHYV
- a CDS encoding Hcp family type VI secretion system effector yields the protein MDNPVFMSIEGSTQGNITEGATTPESVGNIYQNGHEDEAIVKAFTHNINIPRNTTTGQPTGQRTHNPLIVTKLIDKSSPLLYNALTKGETLKKVELKWYRTSYAGKPEHYYSMTLEDAVITNMDASMESQESSSAAQVMPLEVVSFSYRKISWRHETASTSGEDDWRVGVGA